The Cyanobacteria bacterium GSL.Bin1 genomic sequence AAAAAATTGAACAAGAAGTTTCGAGTTTCTATCTCATCGATGAAATTAGCGCAACCTATCGTGGCATGATGATCGCTATTCCACCTCAAGAATGGGAAATTTTCGCATCAATGGGTCTGATAGAGTTTAGTAAACTTCTTCTAGATTTAGCCAATCGCATTAATTTAGGGCTTGCTGAATTAAGCTGAAGTGTAGAGCCGAGAAGGAATAGAGAAACAATCAAAGCACAATGGGGAACTGAATTTAGGGTAAAATCGGGAAAAACCCTTGCACCTTCCTCAAAACGGAGAAACCACATGTATCGAAAAACCCTTTCGATATCAAGCTCCGCAGATGATTTTGATCTCCCCTTTCAAGGGCAGCTGTCAAATAACAACCGATGGGTGATTTTAGCGGAGTTGATTCCTTGGGAGGAGTTTGAACAAGAATATGCCGAACTTTTTTCCACAGAAAAGGGAGCCCCAGCTAAATTATTTAGAATGGCTTTGGGGTCTTTGATCATTAAAGAAAAATTGGGAATTAGTGATAGAGAAACCGTAGAACAAATCAAGGAAAACCCTTATTTGCAGTACTTTATTGGTTTAGAGTCCTATCAAGAAGAAGCTCCCTTCGATGCTTCAATGCTTGTTCATTTTAGACAAAGGATTAATCAAAAATTAATCAATCAAATCAATTATCGGGTGGTGGAAAGAGAGCGCGAGAAAGAATCCTCAAATTCAAGCGTAAAAAAAAAGAAGAAATAGAAGAAAATGAACCGAGAAAAAATTGCGGAAAATTACTCTTGGATGCTACCTGTGCTCCTGCTGACATCAAATATCCTCAAGACTTAGGTTTGCTGAATGAAGTAAGACAGGAAACGGAGAAAATTATTGATCTCCTATACCAACCGCTTCAAGGAATAATCAAAAAGAAGCCAAGAACCTACCGTCAAAAAGCGAGAAAGGATTATTTAACGATCGCGAAACAGAGAAAACCTTGAATTAAGAAGCGTCGCCAAGCTATTAAAAAACAACTTCAATATCTGAAAAGAAATCTCTCACACATTGAAAAGTTGATTGTTCAAGGGAGTTCTCTAACTCTTCTCAGCAAAAGACAGTATAAACGTTTGTTAGTCGTTCAGGAAGTAGCTCGTCAGCAAGGAATAATGTTTGAGAACAATCAAAGAAGAATTGATGATCGGATTGTTAGTGTAAGCCAACCCCACGTGCGTCCAATTGTGAGAGGAAAAGCTGGACAAGCGGTAGAGTTTGGTGCCAAACTTTCTGCTAGTTGTTTTGATGGGTATGTCTTTTTAGATCATTTAAGTTGGGATAATTACAACGAATCAAAAGACTTTAAAGCTCAAGTCGAAGCCTTTAGAGCTTATACAGGATTTTACCCGGAATCGGTTCATGTTGACCAAATTTATCGAACACAGGAAAATCGAGCTTGGTGTAAGGCAAGAGGAATTAGAATTAGCGGTCCTCGTTTAGGAAGACCACCCAAAAAAGTCAGCTTAGAAGAAAAGAAACAAGCCCGATTAGATGAAAGAATTAGAAATGAAATCGAGGGGAAATTTGGTCAAGGAAAGAGAAGATTTAGTTTAAATCAGGTGATGATGAAATTACCTTCTAGTTCGGAAACAGCAATTGCTCTTACTTTTTTAGTGATGAATTTAAACACGCTGTTGACAAGGGTGTCTTATCTTCTTTTTAATCTATTTTGGCAAAAATTCCTTTTAGCTTTACTAAAATTTATACGAAATGAAATTAAAATAAGTTTTATTTATTAAAATAATGCTCTCACCTGATGTGTTATTTCTCTTTTGCTGTAATTGACTCGAAGGGTCAATCGATCGCGACTTTTTCAGCAAGCCCTAATTTAGAGACTCTTCAGTCTCACCCACGTGGGCCGAAAAAGACCAGACGACAAAGGAAACGAACTCGTCCTGTTAAGCGACCTCATATTTCTACTGCTAAAATTTTAGTCCAAAATAAGGCAGCAAAATCAACACCTTGAAAGGGCTGGTCCTAAGATTGATCCAAAATACATCACTAAGGGATAGGACTTTTAACGAAGGAAGAGACTCCTATTAATTTCTCATAAAGCGCTAACCAATTTTCCGCTATAGAATCCCAGTTGTGATGTTGCTGCACATACTCTGTTGCTCGGTTTGCCATTTGTTGCATTAAGGTAGGGTTTTGGATCGCCCAATCTAGAGTTTGGGCACAATGATCAACGTTGCCTTCTTTAAAGAGCACCCCTCGGTTACTCCCCAAAAGTTGACGATGCACAGGAAGATCACTAGCCAGCACAGGAATTCCTTCCTGCATCGCTTCTAACAGGGCTAGCGGCAGTCCTTCAATTTTTGAAGGTAAGATAAATAAACCCGCACCTCTAACAATTTCAGCCAAACGCTCACCCTGAAGCTCTCCCATAAAAAGAATATTAGGATTGAGATTACTCAACCGCCGGAGTTGCATATAGTAATCCCAGGTGTCGCTAATACCGCCGACAAAAACCAATTTCCAATCGATGGGTAGAAGTTTCTGAAATGCTCGAATTAATAAATCAGGCTGCTTTTCTGGAACGAGTCGTCCTAAAAACAGCAAATAACGTCCTGGTGCTAGTCCCTGACTCTTTCCAAAGGGAAACGCTGGATCAGATTGTGAATAGTGAGAGGGAGCGTTGCTGATATATGTGGTTTGACGGTTGTATTTCTTTTGAAAGTAAGTACCTAAATCCTCTGACACAACACCAATTTCATGGGCATATCTTACCGTCGCTTTTTCGCCGAATTTAATTAAATGAGTAGAGAGTTTTCCCCATTTCGCGCGCTGCCAGTCTATTCCATGGCAGGTTACGACAACCTTTGCCTTGGAGTTGACTAAACGGGGAAGCCAGCTAAATATAGCAGGGCCTAAAGCATGAAAATGGATAATGTCAAATTGTCGCAAACTAGCAATCGTTGCAGCTAATCCGGAATTCACGAGTGCATCTATTCCTCGTAAGGGAACAGAGGGAAGACTAGCGATCTGCACATCTTTATAAAAAAAAGCACTATTAAACCCTAATCGGGGAACAGAGCCGAGAGTAGAGATCCGAACATCTTTGTGAAAAAAGGGGACATTGAAAAGCCAATTAATATAAGAAGAACGGGCAAAAACTGTGACTTCATGACCTTTGGCAGCAATACGGTGATAAATCTCGGCACAGTGGTGCTCTATTCCTCCCTGACGCGGGGGTAGCCCCTTAGAACCAATGACAGCAATTTTCATAAGATTAAATTGAATTTAAAGATTTTTTATTAATGTGTGGCGGCTTGTCGGGGATGAGTGGGAAGGAAT encodes the following:
- a CDS encoding IS4/IS5 family transposase; the protein is KIEQEVSSFYLIDEISATYRGMMIAIPPQEWEIFASMGLIEFSKLLLDLANRINLGLAELS
- a CDS encoding glycosyltransferase is translated as MKIAVIGSKGLPPRQGGIEHHCAEIYHRIAAKGHEVTVFARSSYINWLFNVPFFHKDVRISTLGSVPRLGFNSAFFYKDVQIASLPSVPLRGIDALVNSGLAATIASLRQFDIIHFHALGPAIFSWLPRLVNSKAKVVVTCHGIDWQRAKWGKLSTHLIKFGEKATVRYAHEIGVVSEDLGTYFQKKYNRQTTYISNAPSHYSQSDPAFPFGKSQGLAPGRYLLFLGRLVPEKQPDLLIRAFQKLLPIDWKLVFVGGISDTWDYYMQLRRLSNLNPNILFMGELQGERLAEIVRGAGLFILPSKIEGLPLALLEAMQEGIPVLASDLPVHRQLLGSNRGVLFKEGNVDHCAQTLDWAIQNPTLMQQMANRATEYVQQHHNWDSIAENWLALYEKLIGVSSFVKSPIP